A genome region from Actinomycetota bacterium includes the following:
- a CDS encoding cupin domain-containing protein translates to MEFRLTHWRTSSAPGEREVNSILRREGLRGHRWSNGPGVRYRSHAHEQGKVIYCLDGGIVFHVAGTCVELSPGDRLEIEPGIVHSADVGPHGVICLEAMKDSA, encoded by the coding sequence GTGGAATTCCGGTTGACCCACTGGCGAACGTCCTCGGCCCCCGGCGAGCGTGAGGTCAACTCCATCCTGAGGCGCGAAGGCCTGCGGGGCCACCGCTGGTCGAACGGTCCCGGCGTTCGCTACCGGTCGCACGCCCACGAACAGGGCAAGGTCATCTACTGCCTGGACGGCGGCATCGTGTTCCACGTAGCCGGAACCTGCGTCGAGCTGAGCCCCGGGGACCGGCTGGAGATCGAACCGGGAATCGTCCACTCGGCCGACGTAGGCCCCCACGGTGTCATCTGCCTGGAGGCTATGAAAGACTCCGCGTAA